From a region of the Pseudanabaena sp. PCC 7367 genome:
- a CDS encoding IS630 family transposase (programmed frameshift), whose amino-acid sequence MPKRYIVRLSKEEREELQNLVSTGKAAAYKIKHANILLNIDINGQNWTDAEAAATFSCHRNTVANLRQRLIEGGLESALARKPRQSAPRPHVCDGESEAKLIALRCSEPPAGHARWTLRLLADKAVELEIVPAICHETVRQVLKKNELKPHLRQQYVIPPEQNADFVAHMEDVLEIYHQPYDSKHPVICMDEKPVQLVKQTRIPLPAKSGQPELVDYEYERNGTANIFLFTEPLAGWRKAVVSERRTSVDWAIEIQRLLEQDYADCETVILVCDNLNIHKLASLYQAFAPSTARRLVERLEIHHTPKHGSWLNIAEIELSALTRQCLDRRIPDRETLEQETSAWFIERNHLQKSVDWQFTTADARIRLKRLYPQIES is encoded by the exons ATGCCTAAACGCTATATCGTCCGTTTGAGCAAGGAAGAGCGCGAAGAGCTGCAAAATCTTGTGTCTACTGGTAAGGCCGCCGCCTATAAAATCAAACATGCCAACATTCTGTTAAATATCGATATAAATGGCCAGAACTGGACAGATGCGGAAGCCGCCGCCACCTTTAGTTGCCATCGCAATACAGTAGCCAACCTGCGTCAACGATTGATTGAAGGAGGTTTAGAGTCGGCCTTGGCACGCAAACCTCGCCAAAGTGCGCCACGACCACACGTATGTGATGGAGAGTCGGAGGCAAAGCTAATAGCCTTACGTTGTAGCGAACCACCTGCTGGTCATGCTCGCTGGACATTGCGATTGCTTGCTGATAAAGCGGTGGAGTTAGAAATTGTACCAGCTATTTGTCACGAGACCGTGCGACAAGTGCTGA AAAAAAACGAACTGAAACCACATCTACGTCAACAGTATGTGATTCCACCTGAGCAAAATGCCGATTTTGTTGCTCATATGGAAGATGTACTAGAGATTTATCACCAACCCTATGATTCTAAGCATCCGGTAATTTGCATGGATGAAAAACCGGTGCAATTGGTTAAACAAACACGCATTCCATTGCCGGCTAAATCAGGACAACCAGAGTTGGTAGATTATGAATATGAGCGCAATGGCACCGCTAATATTTTCTTGTTTACAGAACCTTTGGCCGGTTGGCGTAAAGCAGTTGTGAGTGAACGCAGAACCTCAGTTGATTGGGCGATCGAAATTCAACGCTTACTTGAACAAGACTACGCCGATTGCGAGACTGTCATTTTGGTATGTGACAATTTGAACATTCACAAACTTGCCTCGCTCTATCAGGCCTTTGCTCCGTCCACTGCGCGTCGGTTGGTCGAACGGCTAGAAATTCACCATACGCCCAAACATGGAAGTTGGCTAAATATTGCCGAAATCGAGCTGTCTGCACTAACCCGACAATGTCTGGATCGACGGATCCCAGATCGAGAAACTCTTGAACAAGAAACATCAGCTTGGTTCATTGAGCGTAATCATTTGCAGAAGTCGGTAGATTGGCAATTCACAACTGCAGATGCTCGTATTC